The DNA segment CGGAAACGAGCGTCACCACTGCCGCAAGGGTGGCGAGCAGGGCGTAACCACGGCGCCTGGTCATGGGCGGTCTTTCTCCTCGGGAACTCGACGCGCGTCCCAGGAGTAGCTCAGGCAGGGACAATGCGTACGGGGGCGGTACAGGTGCAGAAACGGGCGGAGCAGGCGGAGCTGATGGAACGTACGGGCAGGGACACGGAAGCCGGGGCCGGACCTGGGACGGAAGGCGTCACAGGCACCGCGCCGCTGGGCTCCGTTGCCTACAGCGCGGCCGATGAGGAGAAGCGGCGCGGGGTCCGCCGTATGAAGACGACGGCCACCGGACTTCTGCTCCTGGTCGCTCTCATTTTCGTACTCGCCACTTGGGCTTCGCACACCGGGGCCGGGTCGTGGGCCGGGTATGTCGCCGCGGCGGCTGAGGCGGGCATGGTGGGCGCGCTGGCCGACTGGTTCGCCGTGACGGCACTGTTCCGCCGACCACTTGGCCTCCCCATTCCTCATACCGCGATCATCCCCAACAAGAAAGACCAGCTTGGGGAGTCACTTGGTTCCTTTGTTGGGGAAAATTTTCTGTCGGAATCTGTCGTACGGGCCAGATTGCGGGCCGTGGGCATCGGCGGACGGCTCGGATCCTGGCTCGCCGAGCCCGAACACGCCGATCGGGTGACGGCGGAGCTGTCGACGGCGCTGCGCGGCGCGCTGACCGTGCTGCGCGACTCGGACGTCCAGGCGGTGGTCGGTGAGGCGATCACCCGCCGCGCGGAGGCCGCGGAGGTCGCCCCCGGCATCGGGAAGATGCTGGAGAAGGTCGTCTCCGACGGCGGGCACCGCCGGGTCGTCGACCTGGTCTGTGTCCGGGCCCACGACTGGCTGACCGTCCACTCGGACTCGGTGATGGACGCCGTGCAGGGCGGCGCGCCGGGGTGGACGCCGCGGTTCGTGGACAAGAAGATCGGCGACCGCGTCTACAAGGAGCTGCTGCGCTTCATCACGGAGATGCGCGACATGCCCGAGCACCCGGCGCGCGGCGCCCTCGACCGTTTCCTGGTGGACTTCGCGTCCGACCTCCAGTCGGACACGGACACCCGGGCGCGGGTCGAGCGCCTCAAGTCGGATCTGGTGGGCCGCTCCGAGGTGCAGGACGTCATCGCCTCGGCGTGGTCCTCGGTACGCACCATGATCATCTCGGCGGCGGAGGACGAGCAGAGCGAACTGCGACTGCGCGCCCGCGCCTCGCTGCTGTCCCTGGGCGCCCGGCTGGCGACCGACGGCCGCCTCCAGCAGAAGCTGGAGGGGTGGCTGGAGGACGCGGCGGTGTACGTGGTGACGACGTACCGCGGCGAGATCACGTCGCTCATCTCGGACACGGTGGCGGGCTGGGACGGCGAGCAGACCTCCCGCAAGATCGAGGCGCACATCGGCCGTGATCTTCAGTTCATCAGGATCAACGGCACGGTCGTCGGCGCGCTCGCGGGCCTGGCGATCTACGCGGTGTCGCACGCGCTGGGGGCGTAGCCCGCCCGGCCCGACCCAGGCAAAAGCCCCTACGCCCGGCGTGCGACCACGGTCGAGGCCACGGCGACGGCGCCTGCCACCGAGAACACGGCGGGCCAGGCGCCGATCCTCTTCGCGAGCGGATGGGACCCGCCGAACGCGGCGAGGTAGACACCGGTGAGCGCGGCGGCCTTGGCCGTACCGGCCTCCTGCTGCCACTGCCGGGCGGCGACCGCGCCGGCGGCGGCGAGCGCCACACCCCCGAGAGGACGCTTCCTGGTCCAGCGGGCCACGGCGAAACCGCCGACGAGACCGGTGGCTGCCACGGCTGCTGCGGGAATCTTTGCCATGAGGACGAGGCTAACGGCGCGGGGATGCGGGGCGGTGGCGGGGTCGGGTGTCAGGGGGAGGTGCCGGGGTTCGGGCAGCTGTGGAGGACCGGCCCGGCCGGCCCCGGGCGCCCTCCCGAAAGCGCTGGAACGCACATGCTTCGGCCCTGGCCGCCTACCGGGCCGGTGCGGCCACCGCACTGTACGTACGCCCGTCCGTGGTGTACTCCCCGAGCGGGCGCATGCCGAAGCCGTCCACATGGACACGCCACGACGCCCGGTTCTCGGCCTCGATGAAGGCGACCACGGCGTCGGCCCGCCCCGCGGCCGCCTCGACCGCCAGGTCGAACAGACCCCTGGCCACCCCGCGTCCCCGGCAGGCCGCGTCGACCACCACCGGCCCGTACATCAGCCAGCGCCACGAGCTCAGCGGCCGCCCCTGCCAGTGCAAGGAGTCCTGGGCATCGAGCAGCGCCCGGACGGGTGGCGGCGGGCTGGACATCTGCTCGGGCGAGGAGAGAGCGAGGAGCCCCACCACGCGCGCCGCGTGACGGGGTGCGGATGAGCTGCCCGGCCCGCCGGGTTCGCCCGCATCGTGCGCGTCATCCGCGTCCGCCCTGTCGTCCGCGTCCGCCCTGTCGTCCGCGTCCGCCGTGTCATCCGCGACGAGGAGGCTTCCCGCCCGGGCCATCGCGCGCAGGGCGGCGACGTCGAAGTTGCCCTGCACGAAGCCCTGCTCGGAGCGCTGTCGCTCGGTGAGGGCGTCGCGGCGGTTGGCGGCGAAGAGCTCTGCCATGGCGGGCGCATCGGCCTCGGTGGCATACCGGTAGTGCATGGTCCCGATGCTGCCACGGCCGGAGGCGCGGCGAAGAGGCGAGGTGGGCCGGTGCGGTGGTGGGAGGCGCTGCGCTGCGGCGGACGTCAGTCGTCGGCCGGCGCGCGGCGCTGCGGCGGTCGGTGTCTGCGGCGCTGGACCACCCCGTACGTCTCGTGGAGCGCCACGGTCGTGGCGTCGAAGGAGCGCTGGGCGACGCCGACGAAAAGGCAGTCGACGACGGCCAGTTGGGCGATTCTGCTGACGGTCGCACCGGAGCGGAAAGGTGTCTCCCGGGCGCAGGTCGTCAGTACGAGGTCCGCGTTCTCGGCGAGGGTGGACCGCGGATCGTTGGTCAGGGCGATGGTGGTGGCGCCGCGTTCGGCGGCCGCCTGCAGGGGCTCCACGGTGTCCTCGGTCTCGCCGGAGTGGGAGATGGCCAGGACGACGTCCCCGGGCCTGAGCAGGGCGGCGGCGGTGAGGGCGGCGTGCCGATCGGTCCAGATGAACGCCATGTGGCCGATCCGGTGCAGCTTCTGGTGCATGTCCTGGCCGACGAAGGCGCTGGCACCCACGCCGAAGATGTCGATCCGCCGGGCCCCCGCCACGGCGTCCACCGCGCGGCCCAGTGTCCCGACGTCCAGCCCGGCCGCGGAGTCCTCCAGGGCGCGCACTTCGTTGTAGATGATCTTGCTGACGATCTCGTCGAGGGTGTCGGTCGCGCTGATGTCGGTGCCCGGCGCCGGGCGTTCGCCGCCGAGGGCGCGCTCACGGGCCGCGGCTGCGGCCAGCGCGAGGCGCAGCTGGGGGTAGCTGGCGATCCCCAGGGTCCGGCAGAAGCGCATGACCGTCGTCACCGAGGTGTTGGCCCGCTCGCCGAGCACGCCGATGGACAGTTCCGAGGCCTGTGCGGGGTCGGCCAGGACGGCCTCGGCCACGCGCCGTTCCGAAGGTGCCAGGGACGGCAGTGCGGCGCGGATGTGCGCCAGGGTGTCGGCTGAGGACGGATCCTCACCCGGGCGGGGCGATGTGCTCTGCGGTTCCTGGCGGGCCATGGGCCGTTCCTCCTCGGCGGGTGGATGTCACGTTAGCCACCCACCGATGGTGCGTCAAAAATTTACGTAGCAAATTTCTTTAAGTTACTTATTGACATGCGGAGTCTTGCCTTCCGATACTCGCTGCACCGGGATCCGCGCCGGTCACCGCCCTTCCGGCCGTCCCGTTGCCGTCCACCGTGGCGGATCCGGAGACACGAGTACGACAGTCACCCCACCGACCCCCACCCGCCGGTGACATCACCGGCCCTCGCCTAGGAGTGAGCGTGCGCCAACTCGACCTCGTGGTGATCGTCGTCTACCTGGTGGCGATCTCCGTGATCGGACTGCGCCTGGCAGGTCGGCAGCGAACGGCGAAGGACTACTTCGTCGGCGACAGCCACATGCCCTGGTGGACCGTCTCGTTCTCCGTTGTGGCCACCGAGACCAGCGTGCTCACGGTCATCAGCGTGCCCGGCGGCGCGTACAGCGGGCAGGGCTTCGGCAACGTCGAACTGGCCCTTGGTTACGTGATCGGCCGGGTCGTCGTGGCCACGGTGCTGATCCCCCTGTACAAACGCGGCGGCTTCGTCAGCGCCTACCAGTACCTGGGAAGCCGCTTCGGACTGAAACTGCAGGGCCTCGCCTCGGTGACCTTCGTCTTCACCCGGCTCCTCGCCGAGGGCGTCCGGCTCTTCGCCTCCGCGATCCCGATCAAGCTGCTGCTCGACGAGCTCGGCATGCACACGAGCTTCCGCACCATCATCATCGTGCTCACAGTGATCACCGTCGTCTACACCTACCTCGGCGGCATCAAGGCCGTCATCTGGACCGACACCATCCAGATGGGCCTGTACCTGGGCGGTGCCCTCCTCGCCATCGCCGTGCTGTACGCACACGTCGGGGGCGACGGCGTCTCACGCGCCCTGCACACGGGCCACTTCAAGCTCATCGACACCAACTTCGACCTGGCGCACATCCTCACCAGCCCGTTCGCCCTGCCGACCGCGATCATCGGCGGCGCCATCTTCGCGATGGCCAGCCACGGCTCCGACCAACTGATCGTTCAGCGCATCCTGACCACCCGATCGCTGCGCGACGGCCAGAAGGCCATGATCGCCTCCGGTGTCTTCGTCACCGTCCAGTTCGCCGCCTTCTCCCTCGTCGGCGCCCTGCTGTGGTCCTACAACAAGGGCAAGAGCTTCCAGGAGCTCGGCCTGAGCAGCTCCGACAACCTCTACCCGAGCTTCATCCTGCACGGACTTCCCGTGGTGATCTCCGGCCTGCTCGTGGCCGGCATCATCGGCGCCGCCATGGGCTCGCTGTCCGCGGCACTGAACTCCATGTCGAACTCGACGGTCGCCGACATCATCCACAGCTTCTTCCGCAGCGCTCCCTCCGAGGAGTTCATGCTCAAGCTCGCCCGGCTGATGACACTGGTGTGGGCGGTGCTGATGGCGGTCTTCGCCTGCGCGTTCAGCACCAGCACGGGCAACGTCTACCTCACCGGCCTGACGATCGCCGGCTACACCTACGGCGCGCTGCTCGGCGCGTTCCTGCTCGGCCGGATCGTCCGGCGGGCGAGCGAGACCGACTCCGTCGTGGCGTTCCTGGTGACGGTCGCCGTGATGACGTACCTCGTGCGCGATGTGAAGATCGACGTCACCACGGCTGGAACCACCGTCCCGACAGCGGTCGCCGCCCAATGGCTGGTGCCGGCGGGTGTGGTGGTCACCCTGGTCGTCGGCGGGGTGATGAGCCTGTTCCACCGCTCTCCCGGGAGCGGCCCCGCGGACGACGGTGCGCCGGAGGCCGTGCCCGACCGTGTGGAAGCACCCGCGGTCGGGGAGTGACGGAGTACGTGTCTGCCGTGCCCAGCCGCCAACTGCCGTCACCCACCGGCCCGCCCCTCACCCGCAGGCCCTCGTCACCCGACAACCCTCTGCCTCCACCCGGCAGCCCCTTGGAGAAGCCATGCCCCCGATTGCAGCCGACCCCGCCGCCCGCATGGCGGACCGTGGACCTGGACCGGGAGACACCATGCGGGTGATCGGCCTGATGTCAGGCACCTCCTACGACGCCATCGAGGCCGCCGCCGCCGACCTCCGCCTGGACGGCGACACCCTGGTCCTGCATTCGCTGGGCCATCTCTCCCTCCCGTATCCGGACGACCTGCGGGACCTGATCGCCGCCACCCTGCCGCCGGCCGCCACGACGGCACAGGCCGTCTGCGCCCTGGACACCGGTATCGGCCGGGCCTTCGCCGACGCGGCCGGGCGCGCCCTG comes from the Streptomyces sp. NBC_01471 genome and includes:
- a CDS encoding DUF445 domain-containing protein; its protein translation is MERTGRDTEAGAGPGTEGVTGTAPLGSVAYSAADEEKRRGVRRMKTTATGLLLLVALIFVLATWASHTGAGSWAGYVAAAAEAGMVGALADWFAVTALFRRPLGLPIPHTAIIPNKKDQLGESLGSFVGENFLSESVVRARLRAVGIGGRLGSWLAEPEHADRVTAELSTALRGALTVLRDSDVQAVVGEAITRRAEAAEVAPGIGKMLEKVVSDGGHRRVVDLVCVRAHDWLTVHSDSVMDAVQGGAPGWTPRFVDKKIGDRVYKELLRFITEMRDMPEHPARGALDRFLVDFASDLQSDTDTRARVERLKSDLVGRSEVQDVIASAWSSVRTMIISAAEDEQSELRLRARASLLSLGARLATDGRLQQKLEGWLEDAAVYVVTTYRGEITSLISDTVAGWDGEQTSRKIEAHIGRDLQFIRINGTVVGALAGLAIYAVSHALGA
- a CDS encoding N-acetyltransferase family protein; its protein translation is MHYRYATEADAPAMAELFAANRRDALTERQRSEQGFVQGNFDVAALRAMARAGSLLVADDTADADDRADADDRADADDAHDAGEPGGPGSSSAPRHAARVVGLLALSSPEQMSSPPPPVRALLDAQDSLHWQGRPLSSWRWLMYGPVVVDAACRGRGVARGLFDLAVEAAAGRADAVVAFIEAENRASWRVHVDGFGMRPLGEYTTDGRTYSAVAAPAR
- a CDS encoding sodium:solute symporter, with translation MRQLDLVVIVVYLVAISVIGLRLAGRQRTAKDYFVGDSHMPWWTVSFSVVATETSVLTVISVPGGAYSGQGFGNVELALGYVIGRVVVATVLIPLYKRGGFVSAYQYLGSRFGLKLQGLASVTFVFTRLLAEGVRLFASAIPIKLLLDELGMHTSFRTIIIVLTVITVVYTYLGGIKAVIWTDTIQMGLYLGGALLAIAVLYAHVGGDGVSRALHTGHFKLIDTNFDLAHILTSPFALPTAIIGGAIFAMASHGSDQLIVQRILTTRSLRDGQKAMIASGVFVTVQFAAFSLVGALLWSYNKGKSFQELGLSSSDNLYPSFILHGLPVVISGLLVAGIIGAAMGSLSAALNSMSNSTVADIIHSFFRSAPSEEFMLKLARLMTLVWAVLMAVFACAFSTSTGNVYLTGLTIAGYTYGALLGAFLLGRIVRRASETDSVVAFLVTVAVMTYLVRDVKIDVTTAGTTVPTAVAAQWLVPAGVVVTLVVGGVMSLFHRSPGSGPADDGAPEAVPDRVEAPAVGE
- a CDS encoding MurR/RpiR family transcriptional regulator, which translates into the protein MARQEPQSTSPRPGEDPSSADTLAHIRAALPSLAPSERRVAEAVLADPAQASELSIGVLGERANTSVTTVMRFCRTLGIASYPQLRLALAAAAARERALGGERPAPGTDISATDTLDEIVSKIIYNEVRALEDSAAGLDVGTLGRAVDAVAGARRIDIFGVGASAFVGQDMHQKLHRIGHMAFIWTDRHAALTAAALLRPGDVVLAISHSGETEDTVEPLQAAAERGATTIALTNDPRSTLAENADLVLTTCARETPFRSGATVSRIAQLAVVDCLFVGVAQRSFDATTVALHETYGVVQRRRHRPPQRRAPADD